The stretch of DNA CCAACTCCTTGCCGTCCCAGGTAAACAACTTCAGGAATTGCTCGTCTTCCGGCCCCTTCTTGTCCCAGTTGCTCAGCAGGGAAGAAGTGTAGTACTCGCGCGTCCCGTCCCAGCTGGAAGAGACCATGTTGACCTGCGAACCGATCTTTTTCTGATAGATCTGCTTGGGGTTGAAGGGATCGCTGATGTCGAACAGCCGCGTGTTTCCGTCCAGAAAGGTGTTGACCCAGAGCCGCGTGTCTTCGCTGTTGATGGAGATGTCCACGGGCAGAGGCACTTTTGCCGGGTCGCCGATGTCGGCGACGGCCTTCGCCTGCCACTCGCCCTGCGGGTCCTCGTAGATAAGCCAGATCTGCGAGGTCAGGGCGGTACTGGTGAAACAGTAATTGTGGTTCGGCTTCCAGGCGCAGCGGATCTCCAGGGGTGCGCCCGGGACGTCCAACACCTTCCTGGGTTGCCTGGTGTGCAGGTCCCAGATAACGACCGTGTTGCCCATGCGTTTCATCGCTTCCTCGTCGCTGACCAGCTTGCCGAAGTCCATCATGTAGTTGTTCCAACCGGTGAAGGAGGAGGTCACCATGACGTTGCGGCGGGGCAGGGCGCGCACGTCGTAGCCGTAGCCGTCGGCGAACTGGCCGCTCTTGCTGGCGCCGTGCAGGTTCTCGTCCGTGGGCATCCAGTGGGTCACGAGGTACTTGCCGTCGTTGGAGTATTCCACCAGCGCCGTGCGCCCGCCGTGGTCCGCGTTGTTGGACAGGCCGGTCACCATCATCCGCCCGGGCATGGCGTAGAAGGTGTGCGGCCCGACCACGCCGCCGCTTTCGGAGACGAAGGAGGTGATCGTCTTGTACAGGGACGGTTTGGCCGGGTCGGTGTGCACGTCGAAGATAAAGATCTTGTTGGTGTCCAGGCCGCC from Gammaproteobacteria bacterium encodes:
- a CDS encoding selenium-binding protein produces the protein MTPKSQNSPRNPLHNFLRNLLRVSPERRKDGAAALSLAVAVAVGAAGIAGAPSRAAADETCQSPYMAKIVGQEDYVYVWTLGVEGLGDAQDKLVTVAVNPKDENYGKIVSTLSVGGRNEAHHSGLSDDRRYLWAGGLDTNKIFIFDVHTDPAKPSLYKTITSFVSESGGVVGPHTFYAMPGRMMVTGLSNNADHGGRTALVEYSNDGKYLVTHWMPTDENLHGASKSGQFADGYGYDVRALPRRNVMVTSSFTGWNNYMMDFGKLVSDEEAMKRMGNTVVIWDLHTRQPRKVLDVPGAPLEIRCAWKPNHNYCFTSTALTSQIWLIYEDPQGEWQAKAVADIGDPAKVPLPVDISINSEDTRLWVNTFLDGNTRLFDISDPFNPKQIYQKKIGSQVNMVSSSWDGTREYYTSSLLSNWDKKGPEDEQFLKLFTWDGKELAHEFTIDFYKEKLGRPHQMRFGAKSLYARTP